TCATCTCAGCAAGTTCTCGGCGCGCCGCTTCCCAAACTTGCGGGTCGTTGTTCCAACTAAGATCCGTTAACACCCACGTGGGGTCGGTTGAATCGTTCACCCCATATTCCCACAAAACTTGCGGAATCATGGCTTCAACAAGAGCCGCTACCTTTGCAGGGTCAATCGCCGCTGCCATGGTTAGGTAATCCACATCTTGAATACCTCGACGCCAATGTTTGAGCCGCAAACTCGCAATCGGGCCCAACACTTCATAAGATTCTTCAGGAAAAACTTTATCGGTGCCAGGATAAAAGAACACGCCATCACCATTGGTATAATTCCAGCCCGTCTCTCCGGCTATGGGATCCACAGAACTCGTGGTCCCAAAAGTTTTAGCCTGTTTAAAAACATTGGTCTGCCCAGCACCGGCTTGAAAATTATTATAATAGGTCGATTCCCAAATAAACCAACGATTAATCTGCTTTTTATATTGCCCCCAGGCCAATTCACGCAAGGCAATACCATCATCTTCAATGCAAAGCGAGCCCGAAGCTGGCCGCTTACCATTGTATAAAAAGATTTTTTTGGTGGGATGGTTTTTATAATAAGTAAGCGTTGGTTCCCATTCGGCTGGTATGCCCACGGTAATCGTTGAGGCTGGAATATCTAAACTGGGGGTATTTTGTTTGGCATCAGGTGCCCAAATTGTTGCAAAGCTGGGCATAAGCTTGCCCGGGCCGGGGTTCGATTTTATCCAACCCGCCCACTGCTCAATCTGGGCAAAATTTGAACTCTCATCAATGAGGTATAAAAAATATTCGGTTTCGGGGGCATTTGCCTTAAACCAATTCACCCAATTATTGGTATGCAACCACATCCCAGCTTGCCCCTCATTCTGCCAAGACCAAGTACTATAAGTTCCAATCGAAAAAACATTATTGCCTACCCCAAGACCTGGGCCATCGTATCCATGGGCCTTGGTAAATAAATTTCCATTTAAACGAGGCAGCCAGTCAGGCCGGGGGGCATCGATATTCCACGGCTCTTCTCCAAAATTAGCATCAATCAAAGAAATTTTGTGACGATGGGCCAGTAAAAAATGCCGATCCCTTACCAATTTTAAATCAAAAACTTTTGATGAGTCACTCGGAAAGGGTTCTCCGACGTACCGCTGATTCACATCCCCATAACCTAGGTGAAGCATGGTTTTAGAATTGGGAACATCGGGCAAAGTAAAATTATAAACCTTGAGTTGCACCGGGATTTCGTAAGTGAGTAGGCCACCTTCATAAATTAAAATATTGCCCCAATAAATTCCTGCCGGAGTTTCTTTAGGGATATAAAGATCTACCCAAATACTTTGGTTTTTCCCTTTGCCTATTGAAAATAAATTATTCCATTCCAAGGGCACTGCAATATCGGGATAAAACTTGTCGTGGTCGGGCCTGTCTTGCCACAAGCCCTGCCCCGCCCCTTCACCGGTATAGGGCCTTTGCATTCGCTCAGGAAGATGCCGTTCATCATACCACTCATAAGAAAATTTACTTAAACCTTTGATCGGTAAATATCTAACATAGAATAGCTCTATGTTTCTCCCCACCCAATTATAAACTCCATCACCGCTGACCGGCTGTGAAGTAATCTTGAACCCCTCCGGGCCGGTCAATTCGGCTAGAGAAACTTTGATATCGGGAACATCAAGCTTTGCCGATTCAAGAATCAAATTAAAGGCAACCACTTCATTTTTGGCACCAAAGATTTGGATCTTTTGCCCATCCCATACGCTATTCAAAACATTTTGGGGATTTCCATTCGCCCGCAATTCTTCTTGCGTGACTTTATCTTCACCCGTGTTGGCCCACACCGCACTTAATTTTGTGTTAGCAGAAATTTTAGTGACCGGAAGGGCATCATTATTAGGCTCATCACTACTCGGCTCAGCCGCACCACAACCTAAGCAGGCTAAACACAAAACCAACGCCCAGCATTTTTTTATAAAATACACCGACTTAAAAGCCCACCTCACATCTTTCTTTTCGGCTGCCACGATGATAAGGTTGCGTCAATGGAATTTGCAACCCCGCTTTTACAAAATGAAATTGAGTCTTACCTCGAGCTTAAATTCGATGCCTTCTACCTATTGGGCCGAAGCGTCGCCGGTATCGAAACGGTCATTACCATCCCCCAGCTTGACTTAACCTTTGACACCGGCAGGGCCCCCACTTTTGCCTATCCCATGAATCACCTAGCCCTTTCCCATTGGCACTTAGACCACGCCGGTGGTTTAGCCTACTACTTGGGTTTGCGCCGCTTGGCCTCATTGCCTGCGCTTAATATCATCGTTCCATCCACGAAAGTAGCAGCTACTCAAAATTATTTAGAAGGGCTCAAACAGGTCTGCGAAAGCAAAATTGAATTTAAAGTCTTAGATGCCGCAAACAGCTTGCGGCTTAGAAGGGACATTCTACTAACTTCTATTCCTTCTTATCATTGCGTGCCTAGCTGCGGCTATTTAATCTTGCAACACAAAAAGAAATTAAAACCAGAATATAAAAATTTAAGTGAAGCTGAAATTAAGGCCCTAAAAATGCAAGGCACCCCAATTGAAACCATCGAATCCATCCCCTTATTAGCCTATTCTGGCGACACCAAGGGTGAATTTTTTGCCACCCCCGCCAGCACTGCCCAATATTTGATGATGGAATGTTCTTTTTTTGGAGATCTCTCCGAATATGACAAAGTTCGCCACTACGGCCACACCCACATCCTCGACTGGAAAAATTTTGCCGATCAAATTCAAAGCCAACACATCATTATGATCCACACCAGTCAACGCTATTCCAAAAAAGAAATCGAACTCGCCTGTCAAAAAAATTTACCTAAACATTTATTAGATCGACTGATTATTCTTCGATAAATGGGTGGATTTTAGTCAGTGGAGCCATTTGATGAGCACCATGAAATACGGTGAGAATGGCAACTTCTTTACCTAGTTTATAGATCACCCGATAATTACCTATAATGATTTCCCGAATTTCTTCCCGTTTTAGCTCAGGAACGACACGCCCTGATCTAGGAAATTTCTTAAGACGAGTAACTTTTTTTCTTACCGATTCTGCCCACTTTAAAGCAGCTTTCTTCTTATCAAGAGCAACGATTTCTGTAATATGAAGGAGATCTTTGAAGGCTTTTGGCGACCAAGTAATTTTCACAATCTTTCCAAACGAGCAAAAAGATTTTTGAATATTTCTTCGTGAGAAATGCCTTTACCACTCTCAATTTCCTCTTCCCCCTTAGCAATGGCTGCAAACAAGTCCCTTTCATATTGAATTTTCTCATAAACTTGAGGGCTTAACACTACTGCGGCAGAATGACCATTCTGAGTCAACACAACCGTACGTTTTTTCTTATGAATTTCCTGAAGATAATCAGCAGTTTTCTTTCTAAACTCCGAAACAGAAATAATATCTTCAGCTAAATTTGGTTTCATTAAAAATCCTTTAAAAGTTCTTAAAAACACCTTTAAAATACTCTTTTGAAAGTCAATAGTCAAGATTCAATACTTCTAATCCAAAAATCGATCCTGCAGATCAGAGGTTGGGGTCATGCAGGTTTCTTTTTTACCAAAATAACGGTACCTGTATTTAGAAATCAATCGATAAAAGATATTTCGAATGCCTTCCGGAATAAAGATGAAAATATAGCCAAGCCTCAACCATCCACCCATCGTTCTAGCAATATGAAGCCCGGCTGAAGATTTTAAATAACACTGGTCTTTCTCTAAAAAAATCATCGTATTTAATTCACTATCTGGAAGCCCCAGCGCTTCAAGGATGGCCTGGCCGGCCTTAGACTGTAACGAAGCAAAATAAAATTTTTTATGAGGGTCTCTTTTAATAATAAACTGCACCCAAAAATTACACAAATTACAAACCCCATCGAAAAAAACGATGGGTCGATGAATATCCTTAAAATAATTTGGAACCTCTATGTGCATACTTTAGAATGATAAAAAATTGTAATTCAACATGACATGTGGTTTTAGGGTAATCTTATGTTAAACAAACTATTCCACTATGGGGTACTGATAGCAAGTCTCCTCGTCATTTCATGTACTCAAGCTAACAACAAAGGAATCATTCGACTGCTGAATGTTTCTTACGACCCTACGCGCGAGTTGTATCAAGAAATCAATACGGCTTTTGCAAAACAATGGTTGGAAAAAACGCAGCAAACGATCAAGATCGATCAATCCCATGGTGGCTCTGGCAAGCAAGCTCGTTCGGTCATTGATGGGCTTGAGGCAGACATTGTAACGCTGGCTTTGGCCTACGACATTGACAGCATCGCACAAAAAGCAAAAATTTTGCCAGCCGACTGGCAAAATCGTTTACCCAATAATAGTTCACCTTATACTTCAACGATTGTTTTCTTAGTTAGAAAAGGCAATCCCAAGGGGATTCAAGACTGGAGCGATCTGGTAAAACCAGGGATTGCGGTGATTACCCCCAATCCCAAAACCTCGGGTGGTGCCAGGTGGAATTATTTGGCCGCCTGGGGTTATGCCTTAAAAAACAATAGCAACGACGAGGCTAAGGCCAAAGAATTCATCGGCCAACTTTTTAAAAACGTCCCCGTTTTAGATTCCGGGGCTCGTGGCTCCACCACGACTTTTATTGAACGCAATCTTGGCGACGTACTGATCGCCTGGGAAAACGAAGCCTTGCTGGTGAGTAAAAAATTAAGCCCAGGGCAATTTGATATTGTCACCCCTTCTATCAGCATCTTGGCCGAACCCCCGGTCACCTTAGTCGATAAAAATGTCGACCGTCACAACACACGTGAAGTCGCAAAAGCCTATCTTGATTTCCTTTATACCGATGCAGCCCAGGAAGTCATTGCCAAGAACTATTACCGGCCCCAATCAGCCACCGTAGCAGCAAAGTACGCTGCTCAATTTCCCAAAACTACACTTTTGACAATTGGCCATGACTTTGGAGGCTGGCAACAAACCCAGAACAAACACTTTGCCGACGGAGGAATCTTCGACCAGATTTACCAACCCGGCAAATAAAAAATCGCTCCTATTATTTACAATTAGGGCCACGTCTTTTCGAGGTAGGGAGAGGTCAAGGGAGAGCCCGCGCCCGGTTGGCCTAGTCGGGCTTAAAAATTTTTTGTTTTTGATTGAATTAGAGTATTCCTTCGTCATCCTCTAATTCAAAAAAACAATAAAATTTTTAAGCCCTCTTACGGCCGCCCTCCTGCGCTGAAAGGCTCTCCCTTGGCCTCTCCCTACCTCGAAAAGACTTCTTCTCAAATATTTGAGAAATGTGAAAAGTTTTACTGAAGTTGGCTGAAGCTGGAAGGGGTTTGTCCCTGTCGCTTCGCTCAGGGTAAACTCCGGCTTTCACCACTATGGCTATATAGCCGTGAAAGCCGAGACTTTGAGTGCGCCCAGGGGCCGTAACCCCTGGGGCGACTCAGGACCCCTGGAAGCTTCTGCCGACTTCAGTAAAACTTTTTAGATGCGGCAATATGCAAATGAAATAAGAAATTTCCTTTCTTCTCGAGGGTAAAAAGATTATGAGGTTGCTATGCAATTTTCGTGGAAAAAGCCCAGCATTCTGCCCGGTTTTAAGTTAACGCTCGGGTATAGTTTGTTTTATTTGTCGTTGCTCGTGCTTATTCCACTCTCTACCTTATTCCTCAAATCAGCTTCCCTCCATTGGGCAGACTTTTGGGAAATAATTACCGCACCAAGGGTATTAGCCGCCTATCGCTTAAGTTTGCTAACCGCACTCATCGCAGCAGCCGTTAATACAGTTTTTGGTTTATTATTAGCCTGGGTTTTAACTCGCTATTCTTTTCCAGGAAAACGCATTATGGATAGTCTCGTTGATCTCCCCTTTGCCTTGCCTACAGCCGTGGCTGGCATTACCTTAACAACCTTATACGCCCCGAATGGGTTGATCGGAAAATATCTGGCGGCCCTCGGGATTAACGCGGCCTACACACCCCTAGGCATCATCCTAGCCTTAACCTTTATTAGTCTGCCCTTTGTTGTGCGTACGGTGCAACCCGTCCTCGAAACCCTCGACCCCGACATGGAAGAGGCCTCCGCTTGCCTAGGCGCAAAACGCCTCGCCACTTTTTTTTATATTATTCTCCCCCAACTCAGGCCTGCCTTATTCACCGGTTTTTCCTTAGCCTTTGCCAGGGCCTTGGGTGAATATGGATCGGTGGTTTTTATTTCGGGGAATATGCCTTTTAAAACCGAAATGACTCCGTTACTTATCATGACCAAATTAGAACAATTCGATTACACCGGCGCTACTTCCATCGCGGTGGTCATGTTATTATTTTCTTTTCTTATCCTTATGACGATTAACCTCATGAATTGGAAACTCGCAAAATGAGGCAAAATCATAATTTGATACAACCCAAACAAAAATGGCTGCACGGCTTTTGGTTCATTCTTGCTTTGAGTTTCTTTTCACTATTTATTTTAGTGCCGCTTTTTGCCGTTTTTTCAAACGCCTTATCCAAAGGTTGGCAATTATATTTTCATTCTATTGCCGAACCCGACGCGATGGCCTCCATCAAATTAACTTTACTAACCGCTAGCATCAGCATCCCACTCAATTTAATTTTTGGCTTCGCGGCTTCTTGGGCCATTGCCAAATTTGATTTTGTGGGGAAAAAATTTCTTATCACACTGATTGATTTACCTTTCAGCGTTTCACCGGTTATTTCGGGTATGATCTTTGTGTTGCTCTTTGGTGCTCAAGGTTACTTAGGCCCCTGGCTCATGGCCCACAATATTAAAATTATCTTCACCCCTTTCGCTATTATCATTGCAACGTTATTTGTCACCTTCCCCTTTGTCGCACGGGAATTAATCCCTTTGATGGAATCACTCGGTAACGATCAAGAAGAAGCGGCCCTAACCTTAGGCGCTTCCGCTTGGCAGACATTTTTTCATGTCACCTTGCCTAACGTTAAATGGGCCTTGCTTTACGGAGTCATTTTGTTAAATGCCCGTGCGATGGGTGAATTTGGGGCAGTTTCCGTGGTGTCAGGTCATATTCGGGGGCACACCAACACCATGCCCTTGCATGTAGAAATTCTTTACAACGAATATGACTTTGTAGGGGCCTTTGCTGTAGCAAGTTTGCTGGCTTTATTAGCTTTGTTCACCATTGTTGCCAAAAGCTTAGTAGAGTGGAAGTCCAATATTAAAAGGGAAGTTCTGGCATGAGCATTTTTGTCTCTAAATTAGAAAAGAAGTTTAACAAATTTATCGCCGTACGCAATGTAACCTTTCAAGTAGAAGACGGAGAATTTGTCACCCTGCTTGGCCCTTCGGGCTCAGGCAAATCAACGATTTTACGCTGTATTGCAGGCCTAGAAAAACCTGAGTCTGGGCACATTCAAATCAATGGCGAAGATGTAACCGGCGTTTCGGTGCAAGATCGCAAAGTGGGTTTTGTTTTCCAACACTATGCCCTCTTTAGCCACATGACCGTGGGTGAAAATATCGGTTTCGGCTTGAAAGTAAAAGGCACCCACAAAAAAGATCGGCAAGCCCGAATTGATGAGCTCATTGATTTATTTGAATTGGAGGGCTTTGAAAATCGCCTCCCCTCGCAGCTCTCCGGGGGCCAACGCCAGCGGGTGGCCTTAGCCAGGGCTTTAGCGCCCGAGCCTAAATTACTTTTGCTCGACGAACCCTTTGGCGCACTCGATACTCGCTTGCGCAAAGAACTGCGCACATGGATAAAGGCCCTGCATGATCGCATTCGCCTAACCACCGTCATGGTCACGCACGATCAAGATGAAGCCTTGGAACTTTCCAACCGAATTGTGGTGATTAATAAAGGCCTAGTAGAACAAGACGACAGCCCGTGGGCCATTTTTAATAAACCAGCCTCGGAATTTGTCGCTAAATTTGTAGGCGAAACCAATCAAGTCACAGGCACGGCTTATAATCAATTGATCGAGTGGGGCCCTTTTAAATTTTGGGCACCCCATGTACCGGATGGCAAAAAGGCCATTGTCTTATTTCGACCCAACGATGTTTATGTAAGTTCTCGTGCCGAAGAGGGTTCTGCACCTGGCACCATTCAATCCCTTCAGTTTCTCGGTGCTTTGGATTGTTTAGAAATAAAATTAGAAAATCAATTTGTTGTCATGGCCTACGTACCCAAAGGCGTAGCTGAACAAAGCCGTTTTTCGGTAGGCAAACACATCCATGTGAGCATCACGACTGCCCATGTGTTTGAAACAAAATAATCGCAAGGAGCAAACATGTATCCACGGAACATCCTCTCAATCCTTGCCTTACTTTGGCTAGTCATACTGTCGCCTAGGGTAGGCAACCCAGACCCTGCCACAAAAACAGGAGCTGTCTTGGCTGAATTTGAAAAACTCATGGCCATGCAATGTAATGTCACTCAATTTGGGATCTCAACGCCACTCGAAGCTCGTATCTTAAAAAACATCCCCTATGCCATTGTAGGTCGACCCTTTACTTCACCTGAACTGACCGAGCTCTTTAATAAAGACGATGGCTGGTATAAACCTGGCTCTTCTTCAGACGTTAAAATAAAGCCAGAACATGAGGCCTGTATTACTCGGCTACAAAAGCGCGAAGATCAACTTCGCCGCTCTGTCAAAATGGATGCGGAAGTAGAAAGGGTTTTTATACGTGACCCAAAGATTTTTCTTGGCCTACGAGCTTATCCCAAGGCCACTTACAAAACTACAAATACTACCTTTGAGAAAGGCAAACATTGGCAATGGAGTGCCATCGATATTTCTCCGGGTTCTTGCGGAGGGGATGGTAGCCCCAATCAGCGGGGAGACTGTGCAGGCATCATGATTTCATGCGAACTACCGGAGAATATCAATGACTTAAAATTTCTTCATTGTGAAATTATTCCGTTTGGTTAATCCTAATCGCAAAAATCCGAAAGTTGAGCTTAAAAGCCCCTGTAGCTCAGTGGATAGAGCATTGGCCTCCGAAGCCATGTGCAGGTGTTCGATTCACCTCAGGGGCACAAAGTTTAATATGGCTCTGCCACTATCATTAATTTTTCAGAACTCGATAACGAGTACTTCTGCCTAAACCAATGCGTTCGATTTTTTTAAAACTTAAGAGTCGATCCATCACTTGGTTAATCGTAGGGCGTGCAATGCCTGTTTTCTGAACAACCTCTCGAGGGGAAGCTTCTTCAACCGTTTGGAGATGCCGCCAAACCGCTAACTGTTTTATGGAAAGAAGTTTCTCAATGTTTTCATCCGACAAGAGTTTAACTGCCATTTGAGATTGTTTCAGGGTAATGGTCAAAAAGAACTGTAACCATGAAACAATATTCTCTTTCTTTGTCTTAATTGTTTTCTGACTTTTGCGTAATGCAAGATAATAATCAGGTTTATTATCTTCGATCAATTTCTCGTGCGAAACATACGGCATGTAAAGATACCCTGCTTTTAAAAAAAGCAGGTTAGTGACTACTCTTGAGACTCTTCCGTTTCCATCTTGGAATGGATGAATGTTTAAAAACTCTACAATGAAATTACCGATTATTAGCAAAGGATGATATAACTTTTGTTGTAAAGCTTTTTCAGTCCACTCTACCAATTCGTGCATCTCTTTAGGTGTTAGATAAGCAGGTGTTGTATTAAACAAAATGCCGATAGACTGACCTGCTTCGTTAATCATATGAGCTTTATTTTCCCGTTTCTTATATTCACCACAATGAGTCTGATCTTTTGAAACATATTTGAGTAATTCGTGATGGAAATGTTTAATCGAACTTTCTGAAAATCTTAATCCTCGCCAAGCCTCAAAGACATTTTGCAATAATTCATAATAACCTTTGACCTCTTGTTTGTCCCGATCAGCGAATTTCTGAACAGAAATGCCTCGCATTAATCGCTCAATATCTGCGTCTGAAAGTCTGGCTCCCTCAATTCGGGTAGAAGCCCCCGTGGATGTTACCAATACGGATCTCTTCAATCGTCCAAGCACTTGCGGACTAAGCTTAGCACCCGCAATCCACTGCCCCTTACATTCATCAATTCCGGTTATAAGAGACCAACAAGCTTGTGGAATACTTTTGAGTCGCTTATCAAAAGAATGTAAACGTTTCATATATTTCAACTATATAAGATTATATAAAATTAACAAGTTTTTTACTTACTAACAAGTCCTCTGTATAGGCTACATCTTGCTTCGGCTTATGGGCTGCGAGCGCGTCAGATTTCGCAAAAAGTCCTCGACGTACCTTAGGGTACGCCTGCGGGCTTTTTGCTCATCTTCCTTCTCTCGCCACATAATCCTCGCAATCTGTAGCCTATACAGAGGACTTTGCTGACTGAATACATTCTACTAGGTATTTCCGTTCTCTTATTATTGAGCGTTATCGCCAGCAAAGTATCAGCACGGCTGGGCGTCCCTGCCCTACTTATATTTTTGGGTATCGGCATGCTGGCGGGTTCTGATGGGCTGGGTGGTATTCATTTTGATGATCCTGGTTTAGCTCAATCGATTGGCGTTATCGCCCTTGCCTTTATTCTTTTTTCAGGGGGCTTAGATACTTCCTGGAAAACAGTTCGCCCTGTGCTTTGGAAAGGATTTTCTCTTTCCACCCTAGGCGTGCTCCTTTCAACCCTTCTCGTGGGTGTATTTGCAAAGTTCTTGCTTAAATTTTCGTGGACCGAAGGTTTACTGCTCGGTGCCATCGTTTCAGCTACCGATGCTGCCGCTGTTTTTACCATTTTACGCTCAAAAAATATTGGTTTAAAAACTCACCTCCGGCCACTCTTAGAACTCGAATCAGGAAGCAACGACCCTATGGCTGTCTTTCTCACCATAGGATTCATTACACTTCTAGCCTATCCTAACACCTCTATTGCAAACTTACTAAGCATGTTCCTTCACCAAATGATCGTGGGGGCCGTCTTGGGTTACGGTCTTGCTAAAATGGTCCTTTTCTTAATCAATCAATTAAAATTGGAATATGAAGGGCTTTATCCCGTCTTGTCACTCACCCTGGTTCTTTTAGTTTACAGTTTAACGGCTTCTCTCGGTGGCAATGGTTTTCTTGCGGTTTATGTGGCGGGCCTCATGATGGGAAATACTGATTTTATCCACAAGAAAAGTCTACTCCGTTTCCATGATGGTTTAGCGTGGCTCATGCAGATTGCAATGTTCCTTGCCCTGGGCCTCTTGGTATTTCCTACTCAACTCATGCCCATTGCAGGGGCAGGTTTTATTATTTCGACATTTTTAATCGTCGTCGCCCGTCCAGCAAGCGTTTTGATAAGCCTTCTTTTCTCCAAAATGAATGTTAGAGAAAAAGCATTCGTTTCTTGGGTAGGCTTGCGCGGAGCGGTGCCCATTATCTTGGCCACTTTTCCCCTCGTAGCCAAAATCCCTAGGGCCGATTTCTTTTTTAATTTGGTCTTCTTTATCGTGTTAACTTCGAGTTTACTCCAGGGAGGAACTGTCCCCTTGATGGCAAGGTGTTTAAAAGTCACCGCGCCTCTAGAAAAAAAGCGTCGTTACCCCATCGAGTTTGAGCAACTGGAAGGCGCCGCTACCAACTTAGTGGAATATATCATCCCCTATCATTCAAACATTGTAGGCAAAAAAATCGTAGAACTGGGCCTCCCCGAAGATAGTCTCATCACCTTGATTTGTCGCAACGAAGAATTTATCGTGCCCAGCGGGGCAACCCCACTCGATGGTGGTGATGTAGTCCTAACCTTGGTCAACGACCGCAACGCTTCCGAGGTAAATAGAATTTTTTCCGAACCAAAAAACGCTCAGCACTAGTCACCTTTAATAATTACATGCTCCGCGTAGGGCCGATCATAATAAGGGGTTTCAACCAAAACCGGGCTAACGCCACCTATTTTGATGCTACCCGGTAATTTAACTCCAAATCTCCAAACCCCTGCATCCAACCAAAGATATTGTTTGCGCACCGGGCTATAGTAGACCTGATAACTGGGATAATAATAATAACGATGCACCACTTTTTTATGATGATGGTGATGGTGGTGTTTTTTAACACGATAACCATGAGCTGGGGCCCATGGGGGAGGATCCGCATAACTGGTATGAACTAAGCCTAACGATAAACCAAAAATTCCTAATAAAAAACCTATTAAAATAAAACGCCGCATAAAACACCTCCTTATTGCCTTCCGCCTGGCATGGTAACTCAACAGAAAGTTAAATCA
The Deltaproteobacteria bacterium DNA segment above includes these coding regions:
- a CDS encoding potassium/proton antiporter, coding for MTEYILLGISVLLLLSVIASKVSARLGVPALLIFLGIGMLAGSDGLGGIHFDDPGLAQSIGVIALAFILFSGGLDTSWKTVRPVLWKGFSLSTLGVLLSTLLVGVFAKFLLKFSWTEGLLLGAIVSATDAAAVFTILRSKNIGLKTHLRPLLELESGSNDPMAVFLTIGFITLLAYPNTSIANLLSMFLHQMIVGAVLGYGLAKMVLFLINQLKLEYEGLYPVLSLTLVLLVYSLTASLGGNGFLAVYVAGLMMGNTDFIHKKSLLRFHDGLAWLMQIAMFLALGLLVFPTQLMPIAGAGFIISTFLIVVARPASVLISLLFSKMNVREKAFVSWVGLRGAVPIILATFPLVAKIPRADFFFNLVFFIVLTSSLLQGGTVPLMARCLKVTAPLEKKRRYPIEFEQLEGAATNLVEYIIPYHSNIVGKKIVELGLPEDSLITLICRNEEFIVPSGATPLDGGDVVLTLVNDRNASEVNRIFSEPKNAQH